The Corylus avellana chromosome ca11, CavTom2PMs-1.0 genome contains the following window.
TATATGGGTTTTAGTATTTGGGATTTCATGTTTTGTAGTAAGGTTGGCTTCCTTGCGAAATAAGGATGTGTGTATTGGTATTGTTCCACCTTGTCTCTGTTAAATGGCTATTTGTAGGTTTAATTAGAGGCGAAGGCTATTTGTAGGTTTAATTAGAGGCGAAGATAACTTGTAGCTTGTAATAGGCATTagggcttcttcttttttggctttctttttttttttttgataactaattgaaatttcaataaaagtgAAAAGCGTTACTCaggtacacaggaagtatatagAAGAAACTCCTAggtagaaggagaaaaaaaaaaaaattatgaaaactaaGTTCCTAGAGAGCTACAAATGCAGCTGTCCAAgtataaagagtaaaaaagaaaaaggactttAATCCTTGGCTTGTGAATTTCTTTGCGTTTGATACTCTGTTGGCTGTGATTTTTGGTCCTCAAGCATGCCCCTGTGGATTAGgaatacttttctttctttttcttgcttaTTATTATCACAAACTTGGTCCTACACTCCCTACCATAGTACAAGAACTAATAGACAACTGTAATTTGTTTTCTATAGCAAGTACCTTTTTATATATAGCAACAAAACAGCTATGCCCCAAGATATGCATGGCATATTGAATAGGCCACATTTGGcaaagtgtacaagatcaaaatgGTGAATTTTATAATTCCATATATGGAAAAGGCATCTAGGACTGCTAATGTGACATCCCAAAAAAGTTAGTTCCACATTAGGTGGGTAACTTGTGAAGATGTTGCATGAGAGCTTAGTTCCACATCGGTTCCTTAATAGgtaaaattgagctttataagtgatttcaaGAAGTTTCATAATGTGGACTAATTCTTTTGGAGTAATAACGCAAATGTGATAATCACTTTCTTGAGTTATGataaatggtatcagagtcaaccTAGAAATACCATATGACACTAGGATACTACATGACATCAGCTTTGACAAGGGTGCTAGAGATTTGAGTGAGGAAAATTGTGACACCCTCACATTCGGTAGATGGATTGTGAAGGTGTTGCATGGATACTAAGTCTTACTTTGGTTCTTTACGAGGTGAAATTGgacttttgtaagtgatttcaAGGAATTAAGTCCTTTGGATTGTGACAGCTAGGCCCACCATGAAATGACCTCCTCTTTCCAGGATTAAAACTAATTAGGAATCCACCTATACAAATGCTTCATAATTTTTCTGTTCAGTATAATAAATGTCCTCCAGAAAAACCAAAGAATAGATAACTACCTGTAGCTCTCTTCAAATGCATCTAATGCTCCTGTCCAATTACCATCACTGTCCAGAACATCACCAATGTTGATTTTTGCTAATGCTTGCCCCTGAAATAATATCATCCAAGTGAAAATACATCACCATGGATGGAACAACCCCATATAATTCAAGCATGATGCCATAAACTATCCTACAGGATTATCACCATTGCTGAATTCTAAGCAACTAAACCTAAACATAGAACTTGTTTAACAAGTCACACAAATGAATTGTAAGAAGTGTCCAGTTATAGTTCCATGCTATATCTTTATCTAAGATAAGGTGTTATGTGTATCATATATTAGTAGATCATAGAGCAAGACACCAATTTACCTCCAAGTTACCAATTGACTTGTATATTTCCCAACTCCTCATGTACCATTTAATGCTTCTGTCTAATTTTCTGAGCTTCTGGTATGATTCTCCAATAGCCAGAAATGAATCACTCAGCTTTTCCTTGTCACAAAGTTCAGTCGCAactctcttcttccttttggCAAATTCCCGAAGCTGaacataaaatttcaaataagaaATGGGACAACACTAAATTTCGTAAGAACAACTTTAGGGAGTTTCCCAGAGTACTCAAGCCTTACTTTAATGATAAATATTGTGTATCTAAAACAACAATTAGTGGGTATTTAATTGGTGTGATGCTCAATGTGAAATTTTGGGTCTCAAATAGCCCTCTCTTCATAATTAGCTAGAAGAACTGCCTATTGGCATCACACACACTTCCACACACAGAACAAGAGCCACCATTTTACCTGATTAAGTTTTGAAAGCAAATCCTCTTTCCATTATGTTAGAAAATCCATTCCAACTaaaatatatgattattataattatttcaaaaacaaaaactgaaagaTTATGCAAAACAGATAGCAAGACGGAACCCAACCATTCTGGTTAATGAAACCAATCATATGGTGAAACACACTCTTGACACCTGTATACAAACCCATCTTAGCCAAAAGGAAACAAGCTTTGGAAGCCTGATGAACAATTGCATGTTGAAAGATCATATCTAGTCAAACACGGATTTGCAAGCCTAATGGTGCTCTATctcaaataagaaaacaactTTGACTCCATCCAAAATATTTACAAGATATCTCTCATGCTGAAATGCCACCTGGCAGTTAAGTAATGCacaaaggaagagaaaatgtaCAGGGAGCAGAATATATACCTTCACCCATGCAAAGATCATTCTTGATTTCTCTATGAGAGAATCAAGACATGCATTCTGCTGAAGCAGACACTTCCTCTCACGTGGTGTTCCTTTTGCAGTGGCCGTCTCTCTTGTCAGCTTCTTCAGCTTCTgctcttcttttttcaagtcATTCATTACTTTAATAGCTTCTTTTACAGTTTCaatattttgatcaatttgctTAGCCAAAGCATCCTCATCTTCCATGGATTTTGCCAGTTCAAGCGCCTTCTGGTAGCAACGAAGTGCCTCCTCATACTTTTGAACCCTATAATGCAATTCACCAAGATTGATATACCCCTTTGCCTCCCCTTGACAATGCCcaattctcttacaaattaTAATGTCCTTCTCAATGTGCTCCCGAGCTTTATCCCACATCCTGAGCTCCATGTAAACATTTCCCAGGTTGTGATGGAGCCTGCTGCGTGCATCATTGTCTTCCTCTACCTCTTCGTCCCCACAAATCTGTAATCCTATAGTTAAGATTTTCTGGGCCTCTTCCAAGTTATCAAGATCCATTTCAAGCATTCCTATGTTATTATGTGCATCAATATATTCCTTGAGGAAGAATTTACTATCCTTAAAAGATGGGCTCTCCTTTAGAGTCTCCACAAGCTTCATGGCAGACTTAAAATATTTCTTGGCATTCCGAACTGAGAGGTGGTCATTGTCAGATGTCAAAAACATTTCATGGTAAGTACGACCAAGTTGGGTACTGGCCCTTTGCTGCTCAACAAGGTCATTGGCATCCTTGGCTAGCTCTAAATGCTTCTTCTGAAAGCAAAATTAACAGAGAAAAGTTCAATTCTATTAATCAGAAAGTATTGCTTACTGTATCAACTCATGATTgataattttctcaaacttccattttcctatttttctcaCCTAAATCAGACGAAGATacaacaattggtatcataGTTAAACTATTGATGAACAAGAAACAGAAACCCCATGCGCAATTTCTTCTCACACAACCGCCTATTTCCTTGAGCATAGGTTCTCATATGTTAAACCCCAAAAGAACAAAAGCCACGCTACTTAAAACCTCACTTTCTTTCATTCTCACTCTTTctcaaaaaccaaacaaacaccaGAGTGtcggattttttttattttttatttttatttatttatttatttatttttatcatttgggGCCCCATAGTACAACAAACCTCCCCTCAACCGTGCTCGATACAACCAATCGGCTTACCCAAGCTGATTTTTTATCATCTTCAAACCAAAGAACAAGGATACCCTGATTATTTCTTATCCCCAAAAAAATAGGTAGAGTTTTAGCCTTAACAAATCACTTTTtccagagaaaaaagaaaaacaaaaaaaaggaaaaaaaaaaagacccctCGCTCAACTGGATTTGGTAATagtttctcagcaaccaaactgCAGCTaactttttttctcatattttcccTCATTCCCACCCcacaaataaaaccaaaaacccaaaaagaatacCTGATAAATGAGGGCTTGCTCGAACTCCTGGAGGCGAAGATAGACCTCCCCGAGAGACTGGCAGGTGGTCAAGAGCTGCTTCTCCGGCAAGTACTTGACTGACACGTCGTAGTCGATGCGCAGCCACTTGAGCGCCTCCACGTACTCCCCTCTGTTCTTGAGGATGTCGCCGATCACGTTTGCCCATCGGGCCTCCTCCTGTCTGTTCCCCTCCTCTTTTGCGCTCCGAAACGACCTCTTCGCCGCGCTTAAATTGGCGTCGTCCCGACCCATTTGCTTTAATCTGTTTTTGGGCGATAAAGGGTTCTGAGAGGAATTGAATGAGTGAAAGAGAAAGATGTGGGTGAGACCGTGAGTGAAATCTATCAGGGTTTGAAGGGTTTCTGTGAGATTTGGGGTGTTtctattggattttgattttgattttcgtTTGAGAAAGATTTGAGTGCGAAATCAAACTCCCGCCAAAactcttacctttttttttttttatttttatttttttatttttatttttattttttgattaatgaCACTAACTGCTATGGGCTCGTGTGTTTCATAATGGGctttggaatttatttatttatttattattattattattattgtacttttagaaatattttataggggtaattaccttttgctcctatgaactacaacgcattgacATTTTTccctcatgaactaccaactatgatacctgaccccatcaaactactatcttatgacaaaaagcctacttccgtcagtcaaaggggttaaaattgacagtcaacgttcatgtgcaagtcatgtgccattttaaatttttttttcttccacttttgccctcattttaaattgtttttatgtGTTGGATTAGGTTTTAGGAGTGTATAAGCATCATTTTCTCGgtctgaagtgagggcaaaagtggaagaacaaaatttaaaatggcacatgacttgtaCATAActgttgaccgtcaattttaacttatttgattgacggaatgaggctttttgtcataagatggtagtttgataggatcaaatgtcatagttggtagttcatggaggAAAGTGTCAAGGCGCTGTAATTCTTAGGGgtaaaaggtaattacccctattttatatttaacttCAAACGGAATCTTGAAGTTAAGGGTTTTTTTGGTACTTCTTTTACACAATTTTCATATGCTTCTCTCTTTAGTGAGTCCAATTGGAAAGTGCGTGACCCCCAATCAAGTTGGGCATAAGAGCATTATTTGCAATctcaccaaaattattttttggttaaattagTGAGGTAATTTGGTGAAAATGCTTAAAATCACTCTTTTTTAGCCTGACTActttagccaaaaaaaagaaaaaaaaaatagtgaatgaTCGGTACCCACTATTAATAATGAGTACTATTTATTcaacaaatgaataaaaaattatttctctctacccctttttctttttggtctttcTCCTCCTTTAATagttagaaaaagaataaataaatctttgaaaaaaatatatataaatggaatagtgaaagtgaattgttaaaatagtaaaGTCGTTGAGGGTGCTCTAAAATAGTAAAAAGCTTAGCAAGCGTAATCTAGGATTTTGGCTTTGATAGTCATTATTTTTGCCTAATTCTTGGGTGCACTATCTGTGTTCAGAACCATAATAATGTAAtgtcttttaaatttgtttatcacacttattttatatcgatttgagtaatgatataaggagaacTACAGTCATCCaagagtcatcccaaatgtgatgtggcatttaaaatcaccattgaatttgagaagatcattattgaattttgatatgttagtgattttaaatatcacatcacatttgggatgactgtAGGAGGATTTTAATCCCCCTTATATCATTATTAGTTTTTCATCtcagtcacttaaaaaaaaaaaccccacttaAAATCGAGTAAAGTTATACAACAGACGTTGGTAGTCCCAGCATCCGCCAAGTCCAATGTGGCCTTGTGCCACgtccaaaactcaaaaaaaaaaaaaaaaaaaaaggttacaaaaACGCACGtgtgactctctctctctctctctctctctctctctctctttcctctcccCTCACAAGCCACCGGAGAGCACGACGCCGAGCAAtgtgagaaagaaagagagagagaagatggatTTTGACATCGGCGCTCAACGGCCATCGGTGGGGGGAGAGGGAAAATGGAGTTAGATAGTGAGTTGAGAATTTCgaaatttggggattttgaTAGTAGTAGATCGTCCCCGGAGATGTAGGTGGATCGTCAGCTGTGCTCACTATTCGTGGTCTCCGGTGGCCGGCCATTGGTGAAGAGAAAGCGAAGAGGAAAGTGAGAGCTTTGTCCAAAAATgtggaaagagagaaagaggcccgttttctccaaaaaaatgttcattttttgtgtttatgttttttttttttttttaagatccaACGCCTGCCATATAGCAGGACTCCTTCAAATATGCTACATTaacgaaaataaaataaatatatagattagcattactcattcaCAATTTAAATGTAGCACTACtaaactagaaaaaataaaaaataaaaaatagcacTACTGCAAACTACCCgtaaatgctatatatatatatatatatatatatatatatgtgtgtgtgtgtgtgtgtgtgtgtgtgtgtgtgtgtgtgtgtttactTTTAGGAGATATCTTCTGGGTGGTGTAGATATAGTGGGAGGGAGTCCCACACCCAGAGAAGAACAAAACGAGCCCCACGGTAGACATTTTATGATATGCAACGAATTAAGAGCACTTTTCATAGATGCAAACTAATCCCAAATCTAAACTCCCacttttgtttataaataacACTATATGTATAAGAACTTTGTAAACACAACAACAATTCATTACCTCTCTTCTCTTGTTTctatctattattattattattttatttttagggttatATAAAGGAAGACCCAAGATGTACTCTTACCatttcaattttataatttcGAGCCTAAGATCCCATTCCAATTACATGCATCTGGACTTGTAATAGTCTTATGGCCATGCGATACAATGAACTTTAATTTGTAATACAATTCAAATTTTCTCTAACGAGTAAAGCATGTACCTTACACATGTCACCCACTCTCCTCACACGTCCTATTTAAAGGAGAAATgctacagtttttatttttttattttttttttgtttatgttcttCTGGTTCTacgtagatattattttataaaaaaacttacttactctaaaaaaaaaaaaaaaaaaaaaaaaaggtaataacaTTCCTCTATTTAAATTATTGAGAAATGTACGAAGAAGTTTCCTTCAGTGCGTAACCCTAGCGCCACGCCGAAGCCTATATTGTTTGACCGCAACCTACAAAGCATTGGGAGAGACTTGTCAAGTAATAACTAAGTTAGTTCATTGATACAAGTCCCTggaaaaatttcaataaaagtatTAACACTTTCTTCCTATTCCATGCCAACTTTCAGccatttaatttcaacattaATTACATTGTTCCCTCGCCCGTctttgaagttttgaagttttCAACATTAATAAGTTTGTTCAACTTGGATATAAATGTTGGttcaaaagaaatagaaaatatttatttattgtaaaatgaggggtaatattgtcttaacattaaagttgaaggacaaaatttataatattacccTTCTTCTTATACTAAGtgaatactctcaatttcatttaaaatgacgAGAATCCTATTCCATCTAAAGAATCGGGTACTAAGGTATAGTTGAAGGATAGCAACTTTTGTGAGGTTGCGACATAAACCCACCCTTTTGTGCCACTAATAAAAAGTTAGGCACCTAAATTTACCATACCAAACCTAaggttaagaaaaaaaaaaatacaaaaccaacTGATCATACCAAAGCTGaggccaaaataaaaaaataaaataaaaactaattattattattattttttttgaaaaaaaaaattaaaaagggtgACTACTGACTGGTCGGCAACCACCCCAAGTGGGCGATCGGAGGGGGTGGCCTGCGAACCACCCCAaaggtggttgggggtggccacacGCCACCCCCCATGGGCCAGGGGTGGTGGCGAGCCACCCTCACCCAACCACcccctttaaattatttttcttaaaaaaaaaaaaaattaaagttgataTAATaggtggtttttttattttttatttatttattttttttttttcttaaggtGTTTCATGCTTAGGTGGCAACTTTTTATTGATGGGtacaaaaaagtaaatttgTGCCACATTCCATTAAAAGTTGAATAGGATCCTCTTGTTAAAGTCTATTGAGTAGGCATTTGGATCCTCTCCAAGCTGTTTGGACTAGAGGAGATTCAGTCCTTGTTATTGCAGGGGTAGGGGTATAATTGTCCCCAAAATTGTTATTGCAGGGGTATAATTGTGCCAAAATTTTGGAGACAATTATACCCCTGAAATAACAAGGACTGGATCCCCTCCGGTTGAAATAGACCAGAGAGGATTTCAATCCATTGAGTAGGTGGAAACAAGAAGACGTTTGATACAGACataacacaaacccaactcatggcCAATTTCTCTCttacgtgtaaaaaaaatttgaattttaaaccaaataaattgtcttttttttctcaaatattcagaatcccaaaatcgtctttattattattattatttttttaatgacatataagagaaaagttggtcATAAGTTAAATTTATGTtatgaccttaacattttccaaaCAAGAATTACATTGTGAGGTGTCGAATTGATAAAAGTATGTTCCTAAGTCCCTGCagaaatttcaataaaagtatGCTTAAACACTTTCTTCCTAAGTATTCCATGCCTACTTTCAGccatttaatttcaacattaATTGCATTGTTCCCTCGCctttgaagttttgaagttttCAACATTAATAAGTTTGTTCAACATGGTTATAAACGTagattcaaataaaatagagaatattcatttattgtaaaataaggaataatattgtcttaatattaaagttgaaggacaaaatttataatattatccATCTTTTTACACTGAATGagtactctcaatttcatttgaaatgacaAAGATCCTATTCCATTTAGAGAACCCAATACTAGGGTATTGTTAAAGGAGGGCAACTTTTGTGGGATTGCGGCACAAACCCACccttttgtgccaccaataaaAAGTTGATACTTAAACTTATCATACCAAACTTAAGCTGAAGAAAATACACAAAACCAACTTATCATAACAAATCTcaggcaaaaataaaaaaataaaaaattaattattaattttttattttttatttttattttttaaaaattagaaagggTAACTCTCGGCTGACaaccaccccaagtgggggatCAGAAGGATGGCCCGCAATCCACCCCAGAGGTGGCTGGGGTGGCCGTGTGCCACCTCGCTCTGGGGTGGCTTGTTGGCCACCACCTCCCCCTCACAGCCACCCcctgtaaattattattttaacaaaaaaaaaaaaaaaactaattaaagtgatatagtcaggtggtttttttttttcaaggtaTTTCATGCTAAATTTGTGCCACAATCCATTAAAGTTGAATAGGATTCTCTTGAGTAGTTG
Protein-coding sequences here:
- the LOC132164958 gene encoding protein TONSOKU-like, with product MGRDDANLSAAKRSFRSAKEEGNRQEEARWANVIGDILKNRGEYVEALKWLRIDYDVSVKYLPEKQLLTTCQSLGEVYLRLQEFEQALIYQKKHLELAKDANDLVEQQRASTQLGRTYHEMFLTSDNDHLSVRNAKKYFKSAMKLVETLKESPSFKDSKFFLKEYIDAHNNIGMLEMDLDNLEEAQKILTIGLQICGDEEVEEDNDARSRLHHNLGNVYMELRMWDKAREHIEKDIIICKRIGHCQGEAKGYINLGELHYRVQKYEEALRCYQKALELAKSMEDEDALAKQIDQNIETVKEAIKVMNDLKKEEQKLKKLTRETATAKGTPRERKCLLQQNACLDSLIEKSRMIFAWVKLREFAKRKKRVATELCDKEKLSDSFLAIGESYQKLRKLDRSIKWYMRSWEIYKSIGNLEGQALAKINIGDVLDSDGNWTGALDAFEESYR